A region from the Fibrobacter sp. UWR2 genome encodes:
- a CDS encoding PLP-dependent transferase: KGGQEEAFKFIDSLKIFSLLANVADVKSLVIHPYTTTHSELTPEELAAAGITPATIRVSIGTEHYEDIIADLENGFAAI, translated from the coding sequence AAGGGCGGCCAGGAAGAAGCCTTCAAGTTCATCGATAGCCTCAAGATTTTCAGCTTGCTCGCTAACGTCGCCGACGTGAAGAGCCTCGTGATTCACCCGTACACCACCACGCATTCGGAACTCACTCCGGAAGAATTGGCTGCAGCCGGAATTACGCCGGCAACGATCCGCGTGTCTATCGGTACGGAACATTACGAAGACATCATCGCCGACCTCGAAAACGGATTCGCGGCAATTTAG
- a CDS encoding iron-containing alcohol dehydrogenase: MIDFEYYNPAKIVFGEHSEQKLKSLLASFGVKSLQLVYSGDFIKTLGIYDAIKDAVNELGIRFSENGNVVPNPSIDLVRELVKQGKENGVDFVLAVGGGSSIDTAKAVALGIPYQGDVWDFFEKGISPEQVLPIGVIATTASSGSETSNAAILSSGEWKLGFEDDRIIPKFAIMNPKYTVGLPAYQTFVGIADVLSHLLERYFSDEKYSDTTDYLIEGAIRALLVNADKLIANQKDVNARGEIQWLASVAHGGFLDAGRRADWGSHRIEHELSAQYNITHGEGMAVVTVAWTKYMAVKKPWRLALLASRVFGVDSFNYSETERALILSEKLAAFFKKLGLATTLADLKIGDKDFDAMAARATRNGKVGHYVPLDAAAIKEILKIAL; this comes from the coding sequence ATGATAGATTTTGAATACTACAACCCGGCGAAAATTGTATTTGGCGAACATAGTGAACAGAAGCTGAAATCGCTTTTGGCTTCGTTCGGGGTGAAGTCGCTCCAGCTTGTTTACAGCGGAGACTTTATCAAGACGCTCGGCATTTACGACGCTATCAAGGATGCTGTCAATGAACTCGGGATTCGCTTTTCCGAAAACGGAAACGTGGTGCCGAACCCATCCATCGACCTGGTTCGCGAACTCGTGAAGCAGGGCAAGGAAAACGGGGTAGACTTCGTCTTGGCCGTCGGCGGCGGAAGTTCCATCGATACCGCGAAGGCGGTGGCACTCGGAATACCTTACCAGGGAGATGTGTGGGATTTCTTTGAAAAGGGAATCTCACCGGAACAGGTATTGCCGATTGGTGTCATCGCCACGACGGCATCGAGCGGTTCCGAAACATCCAATGCGGCAATCCTTTCGAGTGGTGAATGGAAGCTCGGTTTTGAAGATGACCGAATCATTCCGAAGTTCGCCATCATGAACCCCAAATACACGGTGGGCCTGCCGGCATACCAGACTTTCGTGGGCATCGCTGACGTGCTTTCGCACTTGTTGGAACGCTATTTCTCGGACGAGAAATATTCCGACACCACGGACTACCTGATAGAAGGCGCGATTCGTGCGTTGCTCGTGAATGCAGACAAGCTCATCGCCAACCAGAAAGACGTGAACGCCCGCGGAGAAATCCAGTGGCTTGCAAGCGTCGCTCATGGCGGGTTCCTGGATGCAGGGCGTCGTGCGGACTGGGGCTCGCATCGAATCGAACATGAACTTTCTGCCCAGTACAACATCACTCACGGCGAAGGCATGGCGGTGGTGACTGTTGCTTGGACAAAGTACATGGCGGTGAAAAAGCCCTGGAGGCTTGCGCTCCTTGCGAGCCGTGTGTTCGGTGTAGATTCCTTCAACTACAGTGAAACCGAACGTGCGCTGATCCTTTCGGAAAAGCTTGCGGCATTCTTCAAAAAACTGGGGCTCGCGACGACGCTTGCAGACTTGAAGATTGGCGATAAGGACTTCGACGCGATGGCTGCCCGTGCTACGCGCAATGGCAAGGTCGGGCACTACGTGCCGCTGGATGCTGCCGCCATCAAGGAAATTTTGAAAATCGCACTGTAA
- a CDS encoding carboxymuconolactone decarboxylase family protein, producing the protein MARVKFIESVDEAQGKAKEAYEKLVSTGKITNMKRALLQDYATFDAFMGWYTSWARLVEIIGQRAATVYAHAVSTTNSCQLCSLFFISDLKALGIDPNGFEYEKNEEILVKLARQIVKDPTSVPDSYFEELHKFYNDSEIVAIVGFAAQMIATNNFNSVLKIDVDHRLLPIVGEFKPATWRKDIK; encoded by the coding sequence ATGGCAAGAGTAAAATTTATTGAATCGGTTGACGAAGCTCAGGGCAAGGCCAAGGAAGCCTACGAAAAGCTCGTTTCTACAGGCAAGATCACCAACATGAAGCGTGCGTTGTTGCAGGACTACGCGACGTTCGACGCCTTCATGGGCTGGTATACCAGCTGGGCCCGCCTCGTGGAAATCATCGGCCAGCGCGCTGCTACGGTCTACGCCCACGCGGTTTCTACCACCAACAGCTGCCAGCTCTGCTCGCTGTTCTTCATCAGCGACCTGAAGGCTCTCGGAATCGACCCGAACGGGTTCGAATACGAGAAGAACGAAGAAATCCTCGTGAAGCTTGCAAGGCAAATCGTGAAGGACCCCACCTCCGTTCCGGATTCTTACTTCGAGGAACTGCACAAGTTCTACAACGATTCCGAAATCGTGGCCATCGTGGGCTTTGCCGCCCAGATGATTGCGACGAACAACTTCAACTCCGTGTTGAAAATCGACGTGGACCATCGCTTGCTCCCGATTGTGGGTGAATTCAAGCCTGCCACCTGGAGAAAGGACATCAAGTAG
- the pdxT gene encoding pyridoxal 5'-phosphate synthase glutaminase subunit PdxT — MNIDKPQIGVLAVQGAFIEHERILQALGADVFEIRQLRDLDRTIDGLVLPGGESTVQGKLLRDLGLFEPLRAKIQAGLPVLATCAGAILLAEKIAGEKDAHFATLPAIIRRNAYGRQLGSFFTENEVAHIGKVPQTFIRAPFFESVSDDVEILSRTASTNGNSDSANTEQIVAVKYRNQIALSFHPELNSDTSIHRYFLDLVAA; from the coding sequence ATGAATATTGACAAGCCGCAAATCGGCGTGCTAGCGGTACAGGGGGCATTCATCGAACATGAACGCATCCTGCAAGCGCTCGGCGCCGATGTCTTTGAAATCCGCCAGCTGCGAGACTTGGACCGCACTATCGACGGACTCGTTCTCCCCGGAGGCGAAAGTACCGTACAAGGGAAACTCCTGCGCGACCTCGGGCTTTTTGAACCGCTCAGGGCTAAAATTCAAGCTGGATTGCCCGTACTTGCGACATGTGCAGGCGCCATCCTGCTTGCCGAAAAAATCGCAGGCGAAAAAGACGCCCACTTCGCGACGCTCCCCGCCATTATCCGTCGCAACGCTTACGGCCGACAGCTCGGCAGTTTTTTCACCGAAAATGAGGTCGCGCATATCGGGAAGGTCCCGCAGACATTTATTCGTGCCCCATTCTTCGAATCCGTCAGCGACGATGTGGAGATTCTTTCGCGGACGGCAAGTACAAACGGAAATTCCGATAGCGCAAACACCGAGCAGATTGTCGCCGTGAAATACAGGAATCAAATCGCACTCTCGTTCCACCCGGAACTCAACAGCGACACAAGCATCCACCGATATTTCCTGGACCTGGTCGCTGCATAG
- the pdxS gene encoding pyridoxal 5'-phosphate synthase lyase subunit PdxS, producing the protein MADQNRYELNKNLAQMLKGGVIMDVTTPEQAKIAEAAGAAAVMALERIPADIRAAGGVSRMSDPKMIKGIQDAVSIPVMAKCRIGHFAEAQILQAIEIDYIDESEVLSPADDVFHINKRDFEVPFVCGAKDLGEALRRIEEGASMIRTKGEPGTGDIVQAVRHMRLMNQEIARISSLREDELFNRAKELQVSYDLVRYVHDHKKLPVVNFAAGGVATPADAALMMQLGAEGVFVGSGIFKSGNPAKRAAAIVQAVTNYTDAKLIAKLSEDLGEAMVGINEQEIALLMAERGK; encoded by the coding sequence ATGGCAGACCAGAACCGTTACGAACTCAACAAGAATCTTGCCCAAATGCTCAAAGGCGGCGTCATTATGGACGTGACCACCCCCGAACAGGCCAAAATTGCCGAGGCCGCAGGCGCCGCCGCCGTCATGGCCCTTGAACGCATCCCGGCCGACATCCGAGCCGCCGGAGGAGTCTCCAGAATGAGCGACCCGAAAATGATCAAGGGAATCCAGGACGCCGTTTCCATCCCGGTCATGGCAAAATGTCGCATCGGTCACTTTGCAGAAGCGCAGATTTTGCAGGCCATCGAAATTGACTACATCGACGAAAGCGAAGTTCTTTCCCCTGCCGATGACGTTTTCCACATCAACAAGCGCGATTTCGAAGTTCCGTTCGTCTGCGGTGCAAAAGATTTGGGAGAAGCGCTCCGCCGTATCGAAGAAGGCGCCTCCATGATTCGCACCAAGGGCGAGCCGGGCACGGGCGACATCGTCCAGGCCGTACGCCACATGCGCCTCATGAACCAGGAAATCGCCCGCATTTCGAGCCTGCGCGAAGACGAACTTTTCAACCGTGCGAAGGAACTCCAGGTGTCGTACGACCTGGTGCGCTACGTTCACGACCACAAGAAACTCCCGGTGGTGAACTTCGCCGCCGGGGGCGTCGCCACCCCTGCCGATGCCGCCCTTATGATGCAGCTCGGCGCCGAAGGCGTATTCGTGGGTTCCGGAATCTTCAAGTCGGGCAACCCCGCCAAACGCGCCGCCGCCATCGTGCAGGCAGTCACCAACTACACCGACGCAAAACTCATCGCCAAGCTTTCCGAAGACCTGGGCGAAGCCATGGTCGGCATCAACGAACAGGAAATTGCTCTGCTCATGGCCGAAAGGGGGAAATAA
- a CDS encoding PLP-dependent aminotransferase family protein produces the protein MFSYDMSKAGANSLYHYLYQCIKKDIVSGNILAEEQLPSKRNLARNLGVSVVTVENAYAQLLTEGFVYSLPKKGFFVADINASVKSTTQRKRKVPHTRRFRAGMLEESEHTDSKYIADFASNGADIEAFPFTTWAKITREVLCERQRDLLKVSQGSGTLELRCAIARMLREFRNIQVAPEQIVIGAGTDYLYGLLVQLLGFDKCYAVEDPGWAKISKIYGQYGVKVCHIPIQGDDFTDAVKKSEADIVHISPSHHFPTGKVMPVGERYRLLSWAAESPKRYIVEDDYDSELRMTGKPIPALQNIDVTEKVIYLNTFSKTMTSAIRIAYMVLPPHLAEKFRDELSFYSCTVSNLDQYVMAKFLNLGYYETHINRMRNLYRAKRDALLTAIRKSRLSDVASIYEEDAGLHFILEVRTKCSDDEVCRRLRQKGVNIKALSEYYFKAEPSVHKFVINYSSVEKKNMQKAVQALVQGYI, from the coding sequence ATGTTTAGTTATGATATGTCTAAGGCGGGTGCAAACAGCCTCTACCATTACCTTTACCAGTGCATCAAAAAGGATATCGTAAGCGGGAACATCCTTGCCGAAGAGCAGCTCCCTTCCAAAAGGAATTTGGCACGGAATTTGGGCGTCAGCGTAGTGACTGTCGAAAACGCTTATGCGCAACTCCTGACGGAAGGCTTTGTCTATTCGCTCCCTAAGAAGGGATTTTTTGTCGCTGATATCAATGCTTCTGTAAAATCTACTACACAGCGCAAGCGAAAGGTGCCGCACACCCGTAGGTTCCGTGCGGGTATGCTTGAAGAATCGGAACATACAGATTCCAAATACATCGCCGACTTTGCGAGTAACGGGGCCGATATCGAGGCGTTCCCCTTTACCACTTGGGCAAAGATTACTCGCGAGGTTCTTTGCGAAAGGCAGAGGGATTTGCTGAAGGTCTCTCAAGGCTCTGGCACATTGGAATTGCGCTGCGCTATTGCCCGCATGCTCCGGGAATTCAGGAATATTCAGGTGGCACCGGAGCAGATTGTGATAGGTGCCGGTACGGACTATCTGTATGGGCTGCTAGTCCAGTTGCTCGGCTTTGACAAGTGCTATGCCGTCGAGGATCCGGGCTGGGCCAAGATTTCGAAAATATATGGCCAGTACGGTGTCAAGGTTTGCCACATTCCTATTCAAGGTGATGATTTTACCGATGCTGTGAAAAAGTCCGAAGCGGACATCGTTCACATTTCCCCGTCGCACCATTTCCCGACGGGAAAGGTGATGCCTGTGGGAGAGCGTTATCGCTTGCTCAGTTGGGCGGCAGAATCCCCGAAACGCTATATCGTAGAAGACGACTACGACAGCGAATTGCGCATGACCGGCAAACCGATTCCCGCCTTGCAGAATATCGATGTTACCGAAAAGGTCATCTATCTGAATACATTTTCCAAGACAATGACGTCGGCCATCCGAATCGCATACATGGTGCTCCCGCCGCACCTTGCCGAAAAATTTCGCGACGAGCTTTCGTTCTATTCGTGTACAGTATCGAATCTTGACCAATACGTGATGGCGAAATTTCTGAATCTCGGGTATTACGAAACGCACATCAATCGCATGCGCAACTTATACCGCGCCAAGCGCGATGCGTTGCTGACTGCTATTCGCAAGAGCCGCCTTTCCGATGTTGCAAGTATTTATGAAGAAGATGCTGGCTTGCATTTTATTCTGGAAGTCCGCACCAAATGCTCCGACGATGAAGTATGCAGGCGCCTGCGTCAAAAGGGTGTCAACATAAAGGCTCTCTCGGAATACTATTTCAAGGCTGAACCTTCCGTGCACAAATTCGTCATCAACTATTCTTCTGTTGAAAAGAAGAACATGCAGAAGGCTGTGCAGGCGCTGGTTCAGGGTTACATCTAA